A genomic segment from Chlorogloeopsis sp. ULAP01 encodes:
- a CDS encoding metal ABC transporter permease, whose product MNLFAVTNLNDLLTLLQFPFMQRAIAGAILMGILGGLLGSFVTLRQLSFFSHAVGHAALVGVALGVLLQLNPTWMLLPFSLVFGVVVLYFIDKTDLASDSVLSIVLSGALAIGVILSSLIQGYRGNLMGVLFGDILAINLTDLILTLLVLIGSGIFLLSTLHQQILLTLNPAVAKVQGIPVQLYRYCFVVLLSLAVAVAIKAVGVLLVNAFLVIPASVAKLMSHHFNRFLLLSVIVGCTTSIAGMIFSGLFNFASGPSIVLVQFLVFIAVFCWSKLTAKTG is encoded by the coding sequence ATGAATCTATTTGCTGTCACAAATTTGAATGATTTGCTGACACTACTACAATTTCCCTTCATGCAACGGGCGATCGCCGGTGCTATATTGATGGGAATACTTGGTGGTTTACTTGGCAGCTTTGTCACCTTACGCCAGTTATCTTTTTTTAGCCATGCTGTAGGTCATGCGGCATTAGTAGGTGTAGCCTTAGGTGTATTGTTACAGTTGAATCCCACCTGGATGCTACTACCGTTCAGCTTAGTTTTTGGTGTCGTTGTCCTCTACTTTATCGATAAAACTGATTTAGCTAGCGACAGCGTTCTTAGTATAGTCCTCTCCGGAGCATTAGCGATCGGTGTAATTTTAAGTAGCCTCATTCAAGGATATCGTGGAAACTTAATGGGAGTACTATTCGGCGATATTCTTGCTATAAACCTAACAGACCTGATTTTAACTTTGTTAGTACTTATAGGAAGTGGCATCTTCCTATTATCAACTTTACACCAACAAATTTTGTTAACCTTGAACCCTGCTGTGGCAAAAGTACAAGGAATTCCAGTCCAGTTGTATCGCTATTGCTTTGTGGTCTTGCTATCATTAGCCGTAGCCGTGGCGATTAAAGCTGTCGGCGTTTTACTAGTAAATGCATTTTTGGTAATTCCCGCTTCTGTTGCCAAGCTAATGAGTCACCACTTCAACCGCTTTTTGTTACTTTCAGTGATTGTTGGTTGCACTACCAGTATCGCTGGTATGATTTTCTCAGGTCTTTTCAACTTTGCTTCTGGTCCAAGTATTGTTCTTGTACAGTTTCTGGTGTTTATAGCCGTTTTCTGTTGGAGCAAGTTAACTGCGAAAACCGGGTAA
- a CDS encoding response regulator transcription factor has translation MSFDTSFNLPPEAPPLRVLIIEDDPMMQLGLEQSLMAHPQLEIVGQAEDGYLGVQAALKLKPDLVVMDIGLPRLDGIAATQQIKAALPETHVVMLTSHKTETEIIAALSSGADAYCIKGASVERLLSAIAAAVEGATYLDPQIARQVIENLKPPSPKGNIANLSERELEVLKLMVEGYSNPEIAEKLYLSPNTVKTHVRGIMNKLSVDDRVQAAVVALRSGLV, from the coding sequence ATGTCTTTTGATACTTCTTTTAATTTGCCACCAGAAGCTCCGCCTTTGCGAGTGTTAATAATTGAAGACGATCCGATGATGCAATTGGGTTTGGAACAGTCGCTAATGGCGCATCCCCAATTGGAAATTGTTGGACAAGCTGAAGATGGCTACTTAGGCGTGCAAGCTGCATTGAAACTCAAACCAGATTTAGTAGTCATGGATATTGGGTTGCCGCGACTAGATGGCATTGCTGCGACACAGCAAATTAAAGCTGCATTACCAGAAACTCACGTGGTGATGCTAACATCGCACAAAACGGAGACGGAAATTATTGCTGCTCTATCTAGTGGTGCAGATGCATATTGTATAAAAGGGGCGAGTGTGGAAAGGCTTTTGAGTGCGATCGCTGCTGCTGTTGAGGGTGCAACTTATCTCGATCCTCAAATTGCCAGACAAGTGATCGAAAATCTTAAACCGCCTTCTCCAAAAGGGAACATAGCAAATCTCTCCGAACGAGAATTAGAGGTGTTGAAACTGATGGTAGAAGGTTACAGCAACCCAGAGATTGCTGAAAAACTCTACCTCAGTCCTAATACTGTGAAAACTCACGTCCGAGGGATTATGAATAAATTATCTGTTGACGATCGCGTCCAAGCAGCAGTTGTTGCTTTACGTTCTGGATTGGTTTAA
- a CDS encoding metal ABC transporter substrate-binding protein: MSQAQVESRTGKYRSSLISLIALLVLSVGVGCNQTNQNQAQTNQQPTPAQDAASTSAPQSGKTKVVATFLPIYWFSKAVAGDVADVEILVPPGTEVHEYQATPENVRAIATANVLVKNGLGLEEFLSGIVKNAQNPKLTQINASTGIKPLNQISPVIETGHNHDHGHKHEHTEGNPHVWLDPVLAKEQVTNIRDGLIAADPANKATYEANAAEYIKQLDNLNNEFQQTLQKYPNCTFVTFHDAYPYLAQRYNLKQVAVVEIPEDQIAPADVQKVVNTVKKYNVKALFGEAGTDNKLLKNLSQDLNLDLRPLDSLETGPTDPQHYFQAMRNNLQTLESACQ; this comes from the coding sequence GTGAGCCAGGCTCAGGTAGAAAGTCGCACAGGTAAATACAGAAGCAGTCTCATATCCTTAATTGCTTTGCTCGTTTTATCTGTTGGAGTTGGCTGCAATCAAACCAATCAAAATCAAGCACAAACAAATCAACAGCCAACACCAGCGCAAGATGCTGCTTCTACCTCTGCACCTCAGTCTGGAAAAACCAAAGTAGTAGCAACATTTTTACCAATCTACTGGTTTAGCAAGGCAGTAGCTGGAGATGTGGCAGATGTAGAAATATTGGTACCTCCTGGTACGGAAGTCCACGAATATCAAGCCACACCTGAAAATGTCAGAGCGATCGCTACTGCGAATGTACTGGTAAAAAATGGCTTAGGTTTAGAGGAATTTTTGTCAGGCATCGTTAAAAATGCTCAAAATCCGAAACTAACTCAAATTAATGCTAGTACCGGAATTAAACCTTTGAATCAGATTTCGCCTGTAATCGAAACGGGACACAACCACGATCATGGACATAAACATGAACATACAGAAGGTAATCCTCATGTTTGGTTAGATCCAGTATTGGCAAAAGAACAAGTTACCAATATTCGAGATGGGTTAATAGCGGCAGATCCTGCAAATAAGGCTACTTACGAAGCAAATGCTGCTGAATACATCAAGCAATTAGACAATCTAAATAATGAATTTCAGCAAACTTTACAAAAGTACCCCAATTGCACCTTTGTCACTTTTCATGACGCCTATCCATATCTAGCGCAACGGTATAACCTCAAGCAAGTAGCAGTAGTAGAAATTCCAGAAGATCAAATTGCACCAGCAGATGTACAAAAAGTGGTCAATACTGTCAAAAAATATAATGTTAAAGCTTTATTTGGTGAAGCAGGAACAGATAACAAATTACTCAAAAATCTTTCCCAAGACTTAAATTTAGACTTGCGTCCTCTGGATTCCTTAGAAACAGGGCCAACCGATCCACAACATTATTTCCAAGCAATGAGAAATAATTTACAAACCTTAGAATCAGCTTGTCAGTAG
- a CDS encoding WYL domain-containing protein, producing MSKKPTSHPYGDVKAFERLMLLIATLLKHPGVGSPEFMESSDREHHNSLKQVQLCLQNLAADYGVELPKGYPSIPTLRKDLETLRRYGILEDRMYRWGYYLGTGAMSQEELKVAFNALASQAKYQGDGLLRRIYQTLSKRLRGLDLELQGEFFYPVRQHLNRAIVYTDPEEMAALGQNRDTLFHQLAVLEKAICQGQTIEISRGSDPYGHSRIGPQRVVPLQLIYQDIAWYLLYEHHENGHLAIGRLNRFKNYCQVLNESGRGLEAQRNSLAKAYQLLENGWGLYLGEPPEQQLELQGKLELITVKVRFFPPVANFIQEGELRHLKQKIVLGAKNPTTGKPSYIDYVVSLPPRSLDEFSIWVCRYMDKARVIAPPQLVEKHHQAAKALLAQYNSIEIK from the coding sequence ATGTCGAAAAAACCTACTTCCCATCCCTACGGTGATGTCAAAGCTTTTGAACGGTTAATGCTGCTGATTGCAACCTTACTAAAGCACCCAGGTGTAGGTAGTCCAGAATTTATGGAGTCAAGCGATCGCGAACACCATAATTCCCTCAAGCAAGTTCAACTTTGCCTACAAAATCTCGCAGCTGACTACGGAGTAGAGTTACCTAAAGGTTATCCTTCCATTCCTACACTACGTAAAGACCTAGAAACCTTGCGCCGCTACGGTATTCTCGAAGACCGGATGTATCGCTGGGGATACTATTTAGGTACTGGTGCCATGTCCCAAGAAGAATTGAAAGTAGCTTTCAATGCTTTGGCATCTCAAGCAAAATACCAAGGTGATGGACTTTTGCGGCGTATTTACCAAACTCTCAGCAAAAGATTGCGGGGCTTGGATTTAGAACTTCAAGGCGAATTTTTTTATCCAGTTAGACAGCATCTCAATCGCGCCATAGTCTATACAGACCCAGAAGAAATGGCGGCCTTAGGGCAAAATCGAGATACTCTATTTCATCAGTTGGCAGTTTTAGAAAAAGCGATTTGCCAAGGGCAGACGATTGAAATCTCTCGCGGTAGCGACCCCTACGGGCATAGCCGTATTGGCCCACAAAGAGTAGTACCATTACAGTTAATTTATCAAGATATTGCCTGGTATTTGCTCTATGAACATCATGAAAATGGGCATTTAGCAATTGGGCGTTTGAATCGCTTTAAAAATTACTGCCAAGTTTTGAATGAGTCAGGCCGAGGTCTAGAGGCCCAAAGAAATAGCCTTGCTAAAGCTTACCAATTGCTAGAAAATGGCTGGGGCTTGTATTTAGGAGAACCACCAGAGCAACAACTAGAACTACAAGGAAAGTTAGAGTTAATAACAGTCAAAGTGCGTTTCTTTCCTCCAGTAGCAAATTTTATTCAGGAAGGGGAACTGCGCCATCTCAAGCAGAAAATTGTCTTGGGTGCTAAAAATCCAACTACTGGTAAGCCTAGCTATATAGATTATGTAGTCTCGCTACCACCTCGCTCATTAGATGAGTTTAGTATCTGGGTTTGTCGCTACATGGATAAAGCACGAGTTATTGCCCCTCCCCAATTAGTAGAGAAGCACCATCAAGCTGCTAAGGCTTTACTCGCCCAATACAATTCAATAGAAATAAAATAG
- a CDS encoding metal ABC transporter ATP-binding protein: MTNEIPILKVERLSVYQGSYPAVRDVSFKLLPGTNTAIVGPNGAGKSTLVQAILELIPRSTGKVEIFGRPISKLGDLRYKLGYMPQHFIFDRSFPISVNELVGLGWVKELGNGNWELGTRKDGKRKFSLNAFREYRQEKTAAIVTALRRTDTYHLRNQAIGTLSGGQLKRVLLAYCLVIPRKLLVLDEAFAGVDVQGTADFYTLLNDLKQEEGWTILQVSHDINMVSQFCDRVICLNQTIICTGAPSIALSPQNLLATYGPGFSHYQHHH; encoded by the coding sequence ATGACTAATGAAATTCCTATTTTAAAAGTTGAGAGATTGTCTGTATACCAAGGTAGCTATCCTGCTGTTCGAGATGTTTCTTTTAAATTATTACCAGGAACAAACACAGCTATAGTTGGGCCGAATGGTGCAGGGAAAAGTACACTAGTACAAGCAATTTTAGAATTAATTCCGCGAAGTACTGGCAAGGTGGAAATATTTGGTCGCCCAATATCCAAGCTTGGGGATTTACGATATAAATTGGGCTATATGCCGCAGCATTTTATCTTTGACCGTAGCTTTCCCATTTCTGTTAATGAGTTAGTAGGTTTGGGATGGGTGAAAGAACTGGGCAATGGGAATTGGGAATTAGGAACTAGAAAAGATGGTAAAAGAAAATTCTCTCTCAACGCTTTCAGAGAATATAGACAGGAAAAAACAGCAGCAATAGTCACAGCTTTGCGGCGAACCGATACTTACCATCTGCGAAATCAAGCAATTGGAACTCTTAGTGGCGGACAGCTAAAGCGAGTATTATTGGCTTACTGCTTAGTAATACCTCGAAAACTCTTGGTATTAGATGAAGCTTTTGCTGGAGTAGATGTACAAGGTACTGCGGATTTTTACACCTTGCTAAATGATCTCAAGCAGGAGGAAGGCTGGACAATATTGCAGGTTTCTCATGATATTAATATGGTTAGCCAATTTTGCGATCGCGTAATTTGTCTCAACCAAACTATTATTTGTACTGGTGCTCCATCAATTGCTCTATCACCTCAAAACTTATTAGCAACATACGGCCCAGGATTCAGTCACTACCAACATCATCATTAA
- a CDS encoding metalloregulator ArsR/SmtB family transcription factor — protein sequence MLTKNSFADTVTNLNAKAEIIEYQQKPNQDIDVQPFSKQLLGSDKAQRMAEFFSFLGDANRLRILSLLAENELCVGDLAAVLEMSESAVSHQLRNLRVMRLVSYRKQGRYVFYRLHDSHVLHLYQAVAEHLDEKDEG from the coding sequence ATGCTCACTAAAAATTCTTTTGCTGACACAGTTACTAATCTTAATGCTAAAGCGGAAATTATTGAATATCAACAAAAACCTAATCAAGATATTGATGTGCAACCCTTCTCAAAACAGCTTTTGGGCAGCGATAAAGCCCAGCGAATGGCAGAATTTTTTAGTTTTTTAGGAGATGCTAATCGCTTAAGAATACTCTCCCTTTTAGCTGAAAATGAACTTTGTGTTGGCGATTTGGCTGCGGTGCTAGAGATGAGTGAATCTGCTGTATCTCATCAACTGCGAAATTTGCGAGTAATGCGTTTAGTCAGTTATCGCAAGCAAGGGCGCTATGTTTTCTATCGTCTTCATGACAGTCACGTCTTGCATCTTTACCAAGCTGTTGCCGAACACCTTGATGAAAAGGATGAAGGTTAA
- a CDS encoding site-specific integrase, whose amino-acid sequence MFSKTPTGRASKGSVSILNSNDRLQLRFRYRGKRYYISTGLADTPNNRKLAQIKASEIEKDILYERLDLTLEKYQPQSALTTITPITPITPIKKSQPKLDELWEKYSEFKKPQVSPSTFAKDFTKHRNHIAKLPTRSLDEASAIRDYLLTNLTPDAAKRCLTQLKACCNWAMEEGLIDTNPFAAMKIKVPKGAIEEQDIHPFSKEERDLIIRTFASDRHYSHYTHYVRFLFFTGCRPSEAVGLKWKHITNSVIQFRESVVVSEDGLVLKDGLKTQRKRDFPINSEVQAILDEIRPEEDNPESLVFKSPKGKFIDHHNFANRAWKSILTKCSVPYRKSYQTRHTFISLCVEAHINSTAVGRWTGTSAKMIDNHYGATNFTNLRPPELS is encoded by the coding sequence ATGTTCTCTAAAACTCCTACAGGGCGGGCATCTAAGGGTTCTGTATCTATCCTTAACTCTAATGATCGGTTGCAGTTACGGTTTAGATATAGAGGCAAGCGTTATTACATCTCTACTGGTTTAGCTGATACTCCAAATAATCGAAAATTAGCACAGATCAAGGCTTCTGAAATTGAAAAAGATATACTCTATGAACGATTGGATCTAACTCTAGAGAAGTACCAACCTCAATCTGCTTTAACTACGATTACACCCATTACACCCATTACACCCATAAAGAAGTCCCAACCTAAATTAGACGAACTTTGGGAAAAATATAGCGAGTTTAAGAAGCCTCAAGTAAGTCCTAGTACTTTTGCCAAAGACTTTACTAAGCATCGAAACCACATTGCTAAGTTACCTACACGATCACTAGACGAGGCATCTGCTATTCGAGATTATCTGTTAACGAATCTAACTCCAGACGCTGCAAAGCGCTGCTTAACCCAACTCAAAGCTTGCTGTAATTGGGCGATGGAGGAGGGATTAATCGACACTAACCCTTTTGCTGCTATGAAAATCAAAGTACCTAAGGGTGCTATTGAGGAACAGGATATTCATCCTTTCAGTAAAGAAGAAAGAGATTTAATTATTCGTACTTTTGCTAGCGATCGCCACTATAGTCATTACACCCACTATGTGCGCTTCCTTTTCTTTACTGGGTGCAGACCATCAGAAGCAGTTGGCTTGAAATGGAAGCACATTACTAATAGTGTGATTCAGTTTCGGGAATCTGTTGTCGTCTCCGAAGATGGCTTAGTCCTCAAAGATGGGCTGAAAACTCAAAGAAAACGGGATTTTCCAATTAATTCAGAAGTGCAGGCAATTTTAGATGAGATTAGACCTGAGGAAGATAATCCTGAATCTCTAGTGTTTAAAAGTCCAAAAGGAAAATTTATCGACCATCACAACTTCGCTAACCGTGCATGGAAGTCAATCTTAACTAAGTGTAGCGTCCCTTATCGTAAGAGCTACCAGACACGGCATACCTTTATCAGCTTATGTGTGGAAGCACATATTAACAGCACCGCGGTAGGTAGATGGACTGGAACCTCTGCCAAGATGATTGATAACCACTACGGCGCTACTAACTTTACGAACCTTCGACCACCTGAGCTTTCTTAA
- the csx18 gene encoding CRISPR-associated protein Csx18, with the protein MYISPRASRVRNILVSVSTGSITLVILLIAPLGLAAVIINTVLVTFTTYIVSSVADRVIGWLEPAGNADLISDSGSQKHNLARQRRQSAFQRWR; encoded by the coding sequence ATGTATATATCGCCTCGTGCTTCTAGAGTACGTAACATTTTAGTATCTGTTTCTACCGGCAGCATTACCCTTGTCATTTTGCTGATTGCACCTTTGGGTCTAGCGGCTGTGATTATCAATACGGTACTAGTGACATTTACTACTTATATAGTCTCTAGTGTGGCAGATCGAGTCATTGGTTGGTTAGAACCAGCAGGAAATGCTGATTTAATTTCAGATTCTGGCTCCCAAAAACACAATCTTGCTCGTCAGCGGCGGCAATCTGCATTCCAACGGTGGAGGTAG
- a CDS encoding iron uptake porin has translation MQKFWKTLLITPAVYSVMLFVGSVAIAQEQTTISEVTESQLVAKPEKKVQKNTEQLVAQVTSVSQLSDVQPTDWAFVALQSLVERYGCIAGYPNGTYRGNRAMTRYEFAAGLNACLDRVNELIATATGDLVQKEDLATLQRLQEEFAAELATLRGRVDALEARNAELEANQFSTTTKLTGQVVAALTDVFAGDDVNGVDAKNNNTTFGARARVELNTSFTGRDTLFTRLQANNILNPDIGTPEGSLFFAGEDGTTDVAIDALWYRFPLTESTEVIAIANAGAADDVTSTVNIFDGDGAFGALSTFGTRNPIYYQMDGAGFGVTQNFGDALALSLAYLASSPNDSSSDNGFFNGPYGALAQLTFKPSDRFTIGLTYINAYNQQLGAGSSRANPISFLDQNFGTVDVPFSSNSYGVQASLGISEQFVLGGWVGYTNARNLSTAGGTIDRGELDIWNWAVTLGFPDLGKKGNLAGIIVGMEPKVTGSSLNEIDTDGDTSYHVEAFYQYQISDNITITPGVIWLTAPDHNNDNDDVIIGALRTTFSF, from the coding sequence ATGCAAAAATTTTGGAAAACTCTGCTGATAACTCCAGCAGTGTATAGCGTAATGCTGTTTGTTGGCTCTGTTGCTATTGCACAGGAACAAACCACTATCTCAGAAGTAACTGAATCGCAGTTGGTAGCCAAGCCTGAAAAAAAAGTCCAGAAAAATACAGAACAACTAGTAGCGCAAGTAACTTCCGTTTCTCAGTTATCAGACGTACAACCTACAGACTGGGCATTTGTTGCTTTGCAATCACTGGTTGAACGTTACGGATGTATTGCCGGATATCCAAATGGCACATATCGGGGTAATCGGGCAATGACGCGGTATGAGTTTGCGGCAGGATTGAATGCTTGTCTGGATCGGGTTAACGAACTAATTGCTACTGCCACTGGTGATTTGGTACAAAAAGAAGATTTAGCCACATTACAGAGGTTACAAGAAGAATTTGCCGCAGAATTAGCTACTTTACGCGGTCGTGTGGATGCTCTGGAAGCACGTAATGCTGAATTGGAAGCAAATCAATTTTCTACTACTACTAAATTAACTGGACAAGTTGTCGCAGCCCTTACTGATGTCTTCGCAGGGGATGACGTTAATGGTGTAGATGCAAAAAACAACAATACAACTTTTGGAGCACGGGCGCGTGTAGAATTAAATACTAGCTTTACAGGAAGAGATACTCTATTTACTAGGCTGCAAGCAAATAATATTCTCAACCCAGATATTGGTACGCCAGAGGGAAGTTTGTTCTTTGCAGGTGAAGATGGCACGACTGATGTGGCAATAGATGCACTGTGGTACAGATTTCCCCTGACTGAAAGTACGGAGGTTATCGCTATAGCCAATGCAGGTGCCGCAGACGATGTTACCAGTACAGTGAATATCTTTGATGGAGATGGTGCGTTTGGTGCTTTGTCTACCTTCGGTACGCGTAACCCAATCTATTACCAAATGGACGGTGCAGGCTTTGGTGTCACCCAGAATTTTGGTGATGCATTGGCGCTGAGTTTAGCATATTTGGCGAGTTCACCCAATGATTCCTCCTCTGATAATGGCTTTTTCAATGGGCCTTATGGTGCTCTGGCACAGTTAACCTTTAAACCAAGCGATCGCTTCACCATTGGTTTAACTTACATCAACGCCTACAATCAACAATTGGGTGCTGGTAGCAGTAGGGCAAATCCAATCTCCTTTTTAGATCAAAATTTCGGGACTGTTGATGTGCCTTTTTCTAGTAACTCCTACGGTGTACAAGCATCCTTAGGTATTAGCGAGCAATTTGTTTTAGGTGGTTGGGTTGGCTACACAAATGCTCGGAATTTATCCACAGCAGGAGGAACTATTGACCGTGGAGAGCTTGATATTTGGAACTGGGCAGTAACTCTAGGTTTTCCAGACCTTGGTAAAAAAGGTAACTTAGCGGGTATCATTGTCGGTATGGAACCTAAGGTTACAGGTTCTAGTCTCAATGAAATCGACACCGATGGGGATACTTCCTATCATGTAGAGGCGTTCTACCAATATCAGATTAGCGATAACATCACTATCACTCCAGGAGTAATCTGGCTAACTGCCCCGGATCACAACAATGATAATGATGATGTTATTATTGGGGCATTAAGGACTACCTTCAGTTTTTAA